The nucleotide sequence ttGTAAtggaatttttaaaatccatgattgaataacataggatttgtaaattttacacaaattacttaaaatgtcaagttgaatacttaaaatgtcaattatatttttcaaaattactaCAAATATGAGATTTTTTCCAAAAGtaatacaaaattaaactaaaataagtttatttttctcaaaaacaccacttttagttttattttctaaaaataccacaaaattaaatttttggtgacaAGACCTAGAGATATCAAAATTAAAGTGTTTACATTCaaaactaaatcctaaattgtaaacactaaactttacctctaaaaactataccctaaatctaAATTTTGTCAATCCAaacctagaaaaataaattctaaatacttaaaattcaattttttgtgtttgtagtattttttggaaaaaaaaaacattttgtggtattttcgaaaaaaacacttaaagtgtggtattttttgaaaaaaaaaatgtaatattttgagGAATTTCTAGTTAATAATGTTGAGACTAAGATGGTTTATTAACTAATAGAACcgttatgttaattaatttatacagAGACTtgtctaattttaaatttatttaaaaataatattattttcgtTATAATCAATATTAGTGTAGAATCaacaagtaaaaaagaaaggaCGATTGTTTAAACAAGAGTAATTGTTGTACTTGTATCATATATCCTTTCAGACTTTTTGTGGTGATAATATCAATATCCATCATCAACATTGCTTCTAATCAACAAAATAGTGTAAATTTTGATCTGTTATTTCTCCATCAAATCCACATAAGTTTATGTTATACTATTTGATGTCCTCCTAACCGGTTCTTCATTTTCAACGATTCCATCACAATCCCCCTAACTCTAGAAGATAGACCAATTATTAATACAGTCTATTGCACCATAAACTGTTTCATCAAACATGTTGGCTCTTAGATTTTAATGGAGAAAGTATCTTCTGATAAACAATCTGAACCTCCTCTAACAATACTATCTACATAACTAGCGGTTTCTACTATCACATTTTCTAATTTAGATGTATCTGACGTTTTGACATTCAAATCATAGTACCTCACTTCACGCAAAGCTTCATACTCCGCCTTGGCTCGTTTCTATCCTGGAGACATGTTCCTGACTCATTGATGGGCTGCAAACGCATCAATTAAGGCCGAATAAAAGAATTAAGCTTTGGTGTTAGCACAATGCAAAAGtaggttgaagaagaaacaaccgTTGGTCTCTCTTTTAAATgatttggagagaaaaaaaactcaatagtCACTCTTTTGCTCCTTTATAGATGAGATTGGTAgggttatagacttatagtttAAACTCTTATTAGTtacttcaaaatatttaacaataCTGTTTCTTTAAGACCGATGCTTTCAGGCACAGGCCGCGTCCTCTCACCTCTGTTTGGTCTTGCGCCAAGcctttttctaatttcttgaCGTTGTTGTGATAGAATATAATATATcgattacaaaagaaaacatacacaCGGGACAATGTCTTGTCGGAGTAAACTAAATATGAGCTCAAGGAGGTGTTTTTGTGTATCAAAAAGTACACTAAAGCTTCAGAATCTAAAGATCAACTGCAGAAGGGATGTCGTCGACAGTTAGATCCACGCCATCATCCGGTAACTCAGATCCGAGTGGTCCTAGTATCCCGTCAGAACTCAATGTCAGTCCGCTCTgctcaaacacacaaaaacatgaatTTATTATCCACGACCTTAAAGTTTGTATGGTTATCTTCCGTTAAACAAATCAACATATCGAAAAGAACAGCATAATTCTCGAAATCCAATAACTCAGTTGTGGTGATAAGATAAGATGAAAAGTATCTTAGATAGTTACTAAACATGTACACCAATCTTTAGAGCTTGATTGCCATAAGAAATCAATAAGAATGGATAAACAAGAACAGAGAAGTGGGTAATCATACCTCCGGTTGGAAACGAAGCATGTCAGCACGAGCCATAGCTTCTGCTTGCGCGATTCTCTGTCTGAATGTCTGAGCCATCTCCTCAGCCTTGGGATAGCAGGAAAGTGGCAATGATtgagacaaaagagaaaaatcgGGAAAGTATATCAATGAAAATAGAGTTACCTTCTCAAAAACAAGTTTTGGGTTGCGAATCATATCACCAGGTGTTGGCTCCAGCTTCTTTGTGGAGAGACTTACTCTTCCTCTGTCACGGTCATGGCTCAATATCATAACCTATACATTATAAGTTAGGGATGCTGTTTTAACATctgaaataaaaatcttaaaagaatATCAGTGGAGGAGGACCTTCAAAGTGTCACCAGGCTGAAGAACAGTTGCGATATCTGAGACACGGTCATGACTGATCTGACTGACATGAAGAAGCCCGTTTATTCCACCAATGTCAATGAAGGCACCATATGGTTTCAAGCTCTGAACAACTCCAAGGACCACAGATCCAATTCCAAGCTGAGCCTGGCTATCTGCTACAGCTTTACGGTTACTGAGGACAAGCTTTGTTTGTTCCTCATCAACCTCCACAAACTTGAGAGGTATTTCTTTTTCAAGAAGCTCTTCCGCTGCTGCTTTctggcccaaaaaaaaaatgtagaaaaaaaaacacatcttaTATATCAAGATTGTGTGTTTgacgaaaaaaatatatcaggTTGTGTGTTGTCCTAAAATCAACAAAGAATCCGGGTTGACAAAACCTGCTTATTGATAATCCTTAAAATCTCAACAGCTGTGAGACAATACTAACCGATGAAATCTGAGAAAATGGCACAAATCCACGAAGACCTTCCACAAGAGCCACCAATCCACCTTTGTTGGCACCAATAACCTAGGCATATAATCCAATTGCTAAGattaaaccagaaaaaaaaaaaaaaaaaaaaaaaaaaaaaaaaaaaaaaaaaaaaaaaaaaaaaaaaNAGTAGGATACAAACGTACCTTAGCCTTGACAATAACATCCTCAGCCTGAAGCTGCCTGCATCGTTCCCAAGCAAGTTCGTATTGAATATTCCTTAAGCTCAATAGCAAACTGTCATCACTTTCATTTTCACCTATGATGACAAACTCTTCCACCATACCAGGGACAATACCGGCTTCTTCCACATGCTTAATTCTATGAATGCACGCTTGTTCTACTGACAAGTAAGCCGATGATTTTGCAGAAATGTCAACTAATGCACCATTTGCATCAGTCTTGAACACTGTTCCTTTTACCTAACACAACA is from Camelina sativa cultivar DH55 chromosome 20, Cs, whole genome shotgun sequence and encodes:
- the LOC104771323 gene encoding 30S ribosomal protein S1, chloroplastic; translated protein: MAYLAQQFTGLRCSPLSTSSRLSRRASKNFLQNKSTSVSPTIVAAVAMSSGQTKERLELKKMFEDAYERCRTAPMEGVAFTVDDFAAAIEQYDFNSEIGTRVKGTVFKTDANGALVDISAKSSAYLSVEQACIHRIKHVEEAGIVPGMVEEFVIIGENESDDSLLLSLRNIQYELAWERCRQLQAEDVIVKAKVIGANKGGLVALVEGLRGFVPFSQISSKAAAEELLEKEIPLKFVEVDEEQTKLVLSNRKAVADSQAQLGIGSVVLGVVQSLKPYGAFIDIGGINGLLHVSQISHDRVSDIATVLQPGDTLKVMILSHDRDRGRVSLSTKKLEPTPGDMIRNPKLVFEKAEEMAQTFRQRIAQAEAMARADMLRFQPESGLTLSSDGILGPLGSELPDDGVDLTVDDIPSAVDL